One genomic segment of Ignavibacteriota bacterium includes these proteins:
- a CDS encoding endo-1,4-beta-xylanase, translating into MEYKRKKIFILLLTFFIAIFISGNIFAQLVTNGSFEKSDTGVVAGAEINGWLIQVADGISPSPVYQIIDINAQDGNKALKITIAAVATNNWDIQIVADSIHAEPGKTYYYSIWAKAEKPGAQVNFTVGNYSYSEYAALRPANLTTQWKEFKLTFSVSDGQTVIRAPIHFNYAGNVGNTIYVDNLKIISEDFAKTPIIVEAESGIVGSNFSVQQEGDITFVTTTKNYTGLSFPEDSNSVITYQVAVEDSGKYNLFARVRVGSGTFNDDSFFSGKGFGNKNDTSANDWVFVNGLASAGFSAAEDYVNDIGIAASEVWKWVNVTKNFFPVDSTQEYFYVDLDSLTNTFQIASREDGLYFDKFAFGKANLFFTVEDLDNSLAGNETMDKPDSSKFYEGPPFAEGMPKFLGNAYGDIQDNIFANYWNQLTPGNAGKWGSVASQQDTTLWNWNGLDRAYNHAKDNDLIFKNHTLIWGQQQPSWISALDSAQQIKYIETWIRKVGERYPDIDMIDVVNEPLTNHNPPDGINGRANYKKALGGNGATGLDWVIKSFELARKYLPNTELILNDYGIINDNAATTSYLQIINLLKARNLIDGIGVQGHRFELENTNTSTLKSNLDRLAATGLPIYISELDLGNLNDSGTPDDAKQLELYKKYFPVLWQHPGVKGITLWGYLEGQMWQTTCFLVHTDGENRPAMDWMVQYIKDNPVGVEEIKESLPTNYSLEQNYPNPFNPATEIQFSIVNTTKVSLKVYDILGSEIQTLVNEVKSPGNYSITFDAKNISSGVYFYQLSAGNFSAIKKLVVLK; encoded by the coding sequence ATGGAATATAAGCGAAAAAAAATCTTTATCCTCTTGCTAACATTTTTTATAGCAATATTTATTTCTGGAAATATTTTTGCACAATTAGTAACAAACGGAAGTTTTGAAAAATCTGATACAGGAGTTGTTGCGGGAGCAGAAATAAATGGATGGTTAATTCAAGTTGCTGACGGAATATCACCTTCACCGGTTTATCAAATTATTGATATTAATGCTCAAGATGGTAATAAGGCTTTAAAGATAACAATTGCAGCGGTGGCAACAAATAATTGGGATATTCAAATAGTTGCAGATAGTATTCATGCAGAGCCGGGGAAAACATATTATTACTCGATTTGGGCAAAAGCAGAGAAACCTGGTGCACAAGTAAATTTTACAGTTGGAAATTATTCATATTCGGAATATGCAGCGTTAAGACCAGCAAATCTAACTACACAATGGAAAGAATTTAAATTAACTTTTTCAGTGAGTGATGGTCAAACTGTTATTAGAGCACCAATCCATTTTAATTATGCTGGGAATGTTGGTAATACAATTTACGTTGATAATTTAAAAATTATTAGTGAAGATTTTGCGAAAACACCAATAATAGTTGAAGCTGAATCCGGAATTGTTGGTAGCAATTTTTCAGTTCAGCAAGAGGGAGATATTACTTTTGTTACAACAACAAAAAACTATACCGGACTTAGTTTCCCGGAAGATTCAAATAGTGTTATAACCTATCAAGTAGCTGTTGAAGATTCCGGAAAATATAATTTGTTTGCACGCGTTAGAGTTGGTTCCGGAACTTTTAATGATGACAGTTTTTTCTCAGGTAAAGGATTTGGCAATAAAAATGATACTTCCGCAAATGATTGGGTATTTGTAAATGGATTAGCTAGTGCTGGTTTTTCAGCAGCGGAAGATTATGTTAATGATATTGGTATTGCAGCCTCTGAAGTCTGGAAATGGGTAAATGTTACAAAAAACTTTTTCCCGGTTGATTCAACACAAGAATATTTTTATGTTGATTTAGATAGTCTTACAAACACGTTTCAAATTGCAAGCAGAGAAGACGGTTTATATTTTGATAAGTTCGCATTTGGAAAAGCCAACTTATTTTTCACTGTTGAAGATTTAGATAATTCCTTAGCCGGTAATGAAACGATGGATAAACCGGATTCTAGTAAATTTTATGAAGGACCTCCGTTTGCTGAAGGAATGCCTAAATTTTTAGGAAATGCATACGGAGATATACAGGATAACATATTTGCAAATTATTGGAATCAATTAACGCCGGGGAATGCCGGTAAATGGGGATCTGTTGCTTCTCAACAAGATACAACATTGTGGAATTGGAATGGTTTAGATAGAGCATATAATCACGCCAAAGACAATGATTTAATTTTCAAAAATCACACATTAATTTGGGGGCAGCAGCAGCCTTCTTGGATTTCTGCTTTGGATTCTGCTCAGCAAATAAAATATATTGAAACTTGGATTAGAAAAGTTGGTGAAAGATATCCGGACATCGATATGATTGATGTTGTTAACGAACCTTTAACAAATCATAATCCACCGGATGGAATTAATGGTAGAGCGAACTATAAAAAAGCATTAGGTGGAAATGGAGCAACCGGATTGGATTGGGTTATTAAGTCATTTGAATTGGCAAGAAAATATTTACCAAATACAGAACTTATTTTGAATGATTATGGAATTATAAATGATAACGCTGCAACAACATCTTATCTTCAAATAATAAATTTACTTAAAGCAAGAAATCTGATTGATGGCATTGGTGTTCAGGGTCACAGATTCGAATTAGAAAATACAAACACAAGTACTTTAAAAAGTAATTTAGATAGACTTGCGGCAACCGGATTGCCAATATATATATCTGAATTAGATTTAGGTAATCTTAATGATTCCGGAACCCCCGATGACGCAAAACAATTAGAATTATATAAAAAATATTTTCCTGTTTTATGGCAGCATCCAGGAGTAAAAGGAATTACACTTTGGGGTTATTTAGAAGGACAAATGTGGCAGACCACTTGTTTCTTGGTTCACACAGATGGAGAAAATAGACCGGCAATGGATTGGATGGTTCAATACATAAAAGATAATCCAGTTGGAGTTGAAGAAATAAAAGAATCTTTACCGACTAATTATTCATTGGAACAAAATTATCCAAATCCGTTTAACCCAGCAACAGAAATACAATTCAGCATTGTTAATACAACAAAAGTTTCGTTAAAAGTTTATGATATTTTAGGTAGTGAAATTCAAACATTAGTCAATGAAGTTAAATCACCGGGAAATTATTCAATTACATTTGATGCAAAAAATATTTCAAGTGGAGTTTATTTTTATCAATTGTCAGCAGGAAATTTTTCTGCCATAAAGAAACTTGTAGTACTTAAATAA